Sequence from the Fragaria vesca subsp. vesca linkage group LG4, FraVesHawaii_1.0, whole genome shotgun sequence genome:
ATGACCATAAAAACCGGAACAAAAATGGATTCTACGCACTAAGGTGCACTTGTACCATTAATGTGCAAGTCCTCAAATCGCCGTATGCGAAAATCGAATGAAGACTAGTGACCCTAAATTCCTTCATTTCATTTTCATTTTTGATCCGATCAAATTAAGCGCCTATAATAAGGTTCACACCTCGTGTGTTGGAAACACTTAGGATTATTTTTTGGGTTTCAATTTTGTTTACGGTATTGGAATACATGCATGATAATGTGACGTAGATGACCGGATCAAAATATTACATATTACTTGCTTAATTCACTTGCACTTTGGTGCGTAGGGTTGTGCACCATCCCAGACCGACACCATATTCTCATGACCCGGGACCGGACCGGCCACTGACGAACTGGGCCGGGGTAGTTGCTTCTACACACAAGGATCGGTGAAAGCCCAGATCGGCGTAAACCCGGCCGGGTCTTGCCGGTCTTTAGGTGATCTCGATCTACTCCTTAGATCCGACGTCCTCCACCAATTAAACGCTAGCTTCTTTAAAGAAAAAGATGATAGAAAAGAGAACCCAGATGCCAGATGGTAAAAACAAACCCATAAACTTAAGAACAACTAACAATCTTTCACTTCATGAACTCAAGAACAACTAACAATCTCTCACTTCATGAACTCAATGAGGAAATCAGGACATTGCCACTTCAAGAACCTAATTCACAGATCCAAAACCAAAAACAACTCAATTTCAAAATCTAATCTATACCCAGAAACTTGAATTCGAATGAGACTGATGAGGAGGCAGAGTAACCCAGAGTTTATTGCTGATGAGGCTGTAGAGGGAGCGATTTTTGGTATCCACCGTCATAGTAACCACGTCATCAGAGACCCAATTCCAGTAATCAGACGCCAAAGAAGAACTCATCGGGGACGACGAGGTTGAACTATACTACGAAGAGTTCTGAAGCATCGACGAATTAGGGACATAATGAATGTTTGGTCTCCTCTCGTAGTGAATCAAGGACAAGTTCTTGCAATTCTCCACCGCGGAACCTCTCTTATCCTAATCGAAGGCGAAGTCGATCTGAGTCAAAGTCGGAGAATTCAAGGACAAGTTTTTGCAATTCGCTGCCGCGGAACCTCTCTTATCCTAATCAAAGGCGAAGTCTGAGTCAGAGTCGGAGAATTCAAGGAATCGTCTCCTCTCAATAGAGGATGAAGGCGGAGTCACCGAGTCAGGCAAGTCGCTTTGTTTTGGGGCTAAGTTTTTTTAAAATTTTTTTTAAAACTTTTTTTTAAAAATTTTTTATTTATTATTATAAGGTATTAAAGACGATGTTTAGATTAATAGGTTATACCCTTGAGCTTTTGGGCCTACTACTCTTTTCAATATATGGGATCGGGCCTGGCCTGACACTTTTCAGGACTAGCTTGAATTGTTAAGAGCTTAGGACTCATATTGATAGAGAACCAACTCGACCACCTAGGACTCATATTGATAGAGAACCATTTTTGAAAAAAATATCATATATGATGCTTATGATCTCCTCAACTCCATCTTAATTATTCTAAAATGTGGCATTAATTTTGTCGATCTTTAAAGTAACCAATGTAGTATGTACTATCATTAGAGGCATCGATGATATAGTACCTTGTTGTCAAACGGAGCTAACACATGTTGGTTTTCAGCATCTCTTTCTACCTCAGTTTTTTTGGAGAACATCCTACTAGATGCTGAGGCCGGGTCTAATATCCAAACAACATCCGTAACTATTCGGTCGAGCACAATTTTTTCATTTGGGCAGAGTGATAAAGCACTATTTTGTTGAGCTCTAGCTCATACAGTTGCAGGTCCATCCCGGTCTAGAATTTGAATTGCTAGCTAGATCAAGTTAGTTACAGTTACACGTACAACTTCTCCTCTACAAAATAGAGCTTTGATCGAGAGGACGTGATGTTAATAGGGTTCTTTTCATTTTTATCAACCACTCTCTAAAATTTGAGAAAATATAAAATGATATAGAATATCGATTATCTTTAAAAGTAGACTACTGTATCGACTAACAGTTAAATATGACTAGTTGATGCTTTGAATTCACTGCTGCTTATGTATGGGTAGATATATACCGTGTGTGTATAGAAAATGCTCTACTCCCAAACAATTCATCAAAGACTACTTTACTTGTTTTATTTTATAAAATTGTATGTTAGTTTCAAATAAAAGATATGAGTCCCGATTATCACCTAAAGCTAAAAACCTAAGCGTAGTTTAGAGCAAGTTTTTATACCCTTACCATCACTTGATTCACTTCGTTTGTAGCTTTTGAACTGTGTAACTATCATCTATCCCTTCAATAAATTTTTACTTAACATGGAATGCACTGGGAAATTATCTAAAGATCAAAATCAAAATCTTGTTTTTGGTTTCCTGCAAATGAAAAATGTAGGAAGGAAGGTACACACATCAAAGCGGTGGGGCCCACAACAATCACTTTGCTCACTCCTCTTTTGGCATCTGGCGCCATTTACTTCAAATTCTCTACATCCCACAAAGCCGCTTTAATCCCCTCCCCACCGAATCACACCACACCACGCTACCCGACTCTACTGGCCCAACTCAAATCTCACCAATCCTGTTCGCTCCCTCACGAACCGTCCGTGCAGCTCCACGCAGGCGAACACTACTTGTCCTTGCCTAACCATCCAGCGTGTCTAGCCCAGTCCAACAAAATTTGAAAGCTTTGGATTCTGGACACCACCGCCTCAGATCTATCTACTCTCTCTCTTTCTCACTGTGAGCTTCAAGAAGAAGAAGAAGGCTCTCTTAACCCTCACAATGCCAGCGACTGATGCAGACTTCGATCTCAGAGTACTCTCTTTCTCTCTCTCACCCTCACAATGACGCTTCCGTTTTCTCTCTCTAACCTTTCTCTTTCTCTTTTTTAACAGCCTTCTCCGCAGTCCGCCTTCGCAATCGGGTCAGTCACGCGCCATTTCTACGCTTTCGAGTTCGATTACATCTGCGCATTGTGTGTATTTGTGTATCTGTGTTGATTTCTAGGGCTTGTTTTGGCTTCAGAGAGTACGCGTTTGCCGATGTGGGGAATTTGGAGCACTGTATCAAGTACTTGAACCAGACTCTTGTTATGTTTGGATTTCCGGCTTCGCTTGATCTCTTCGCCAATGATCCGGTGCGTTTTGCTCCATTTTCGGTTGTTTTTTGAACTTTTGATCCTTCAAGTTTTGAAATTTATTTGTGATTTTGTAGGTTTCGGTGGCTCGAACTTGCAATTGTATGTATTCTTTGATCCAGCAGAGACAGCGCGATGTAGAGTTCCGAGAGTCTGCGAACGAACAGAGGCAGCGGTATGATTCTTTCCTGGAGTTAATGCAGTGGTTTAGTTTTTTTGGTGGGGTTATGTGTTGCATTTCAGGTTGATTTACTATTGATTATGTGGTCTACTGAGCACATTGTCACTAAGGTTATGTTTGCCCACTTTGCCGGGCACCGGTTGTTTTCAGGGCATTGCTTATGTTTGTTTGTTTATTTTGCACTTTTTATGTTATAAAGGTTCTTGTCAGACATATCGAGATTGGAAGCTAAAGTTGAGCGGCTTGAGGCGCAGATACAGGCCAAAGATAGGCAGATAGCAACAATGACACGGACGGTTAGAAACTTACATTTCTTTTTGGAGAGTGGGTTCAGTATGGATTTCTTAGTTTTACTGATGGGAGGTTCTCTATAATTAGGAAGCTAAAGCTACATCAGCTTTTAAGTCTCAAATTGAGAAGCTACAGAAAGAGCGAGATGAGTTTCAGAAGATGGTCATTGGGAATCAGGTTGGACATTTGGACTTTATGTAGGTTCTTTACTGCTACTATGTGAAACTGGACAAATCCTGACAAAAATTAGCGATATTTTGATGATGTCAGCAAGTTAAGACTCAACAAATGCATGAGATGAAGAAAAAAGAAAAGGAGTACATAAAGCTGCAGGTACTATGTGCATTCTCTACTATTAGGACAACATTTGGGTATTTATGTTTTAAAATAGGATTTCATACATGACTGGTTACAAGATTTGAAAAGTAAGAGTCATCCTTTAATAATCTCAGGAGAGGCTAAACCAAGTGTTGATGGAGAAAAAGAAGGAATCTAGATCAGGCATGGAGATAATGAACTTGCTTCAGGTATAAATTAGCTGTATTTGTTACTGACCTACACAATTTCATATCCATCCACCTAACTTTCCCTGAAAATTATGTGAAAACAGAAAGAAGGGAGGCAGCAGCGTGGGACATGGAATGGAAAGAAGACAGATAATGATTTTTATAAAAAGATTGTACGTAGCTTGTTCGATTTATTTAACTTTCTATAACTGCTTCCTGTCCAATGCGTGACCATCTCATTTTTGGCAGGTGGATGCTTATGAGGCCAAAAATCAAGACTTGATGGCAGAGAATGCTGATCTGAAGGCCTTATTACGATCAATGCAGGTAACTCCAATCATTGTGCACACCATGATTGCCAATCTAGGAGAGAGAGAAAGAGGGGGTAGGGGGAAGTGTGATGGTTGTTCATGGTAGCATCTTGATTCTTGCTAGCTATTTTTTTTTTTACTGTTATGGCCTCTTTTTTGTTTCTCTCTCCTCTGTGTTTCTCTTCTAGTCAAGACACATTTTCTTACACAGCATTGAAGATATGAGTTCCTGTTTCTCAATGACTGTATTGAATCTTTGTCTATTATTTCTGTCCTGCGGGTGAGGGGAAAATGTCATAAGTTATACTAGAATCATAGATGGTTGTGGTGACTTATCTTTGTGAGAGTAAGATCAACATAGACCTTCTCTAAGGACTGTCAAATCCTCTTCATGTACTGATGTTGCTCAAATATTGTGAAGCTCATCTATGCTTTCTTGATTTGGTACTATTTTGTTATCTTCTCACTGATGCTTCAGTTGGCATGTTTCATAATAGTTAGAAATCAGTAATTTAGTGGATGTCACATCCAGCCTGACAGTTCACTATACTATAAAATCTGTTACTGTAACGCTATGATTTGGTGCAATACCCTACTATGCTGGCCTCTTAAAGTTGAAAACTGCCTGCTGGACTCTTTGTTTTCCTTTTTTTGTTTTTTTTTTGTTTCCTTTTTCTGGGCGTATCATTGTGCCTCTGCATTTTGTGTATTTTTTTTTTTTCTCAATTTAGTTGCATATGTGCATGCGAAGTGATACTTTAAAACTTAGTCTAAGATTCTAGGAATTCCTCCGTTTTCATTCCCCTTATCCAGTTTCTTACCAAACCAGATTTGCCTTTTTTGTTAGTCATACTGGTCATTAAGTAATTATATGCTGAGATGAGCTCAGTTCTTGTTTCTTTGTGTGCCAATGGGTATAAAGTGGTAGACTGGTTTCCTTGCAGATGGATATGCGTGATTTCATTAATCATCCAAATGGGCAGTCCAAGCAATCTCTGGCTGCCAATGAACGGGTTGAAACTGACCACACACAATCCCCATTGGGTGGAAGGACGGTATGGTTTTTCATAGTCATGGATGTGTAAAATTTCTTGGTTCGTGTGATGTTGTTTTCACAACCTGTATACTTCTTGCAGGATGTTTTTGATCTGCCCTTTCACATGGCCAGAAATCAAATAGAAGAAAGTCTCCGAAATAAGATGGCTTCCATAAAGGTAATTTTCTTTCCATTTACCACACGTTCATATGTGACTGTTGTAAAAAGGGAATTATTGAAGTGTTTTGCTGATTATATGAAATTTGAAGGAACGGATGGGTCAATTGCAAGATGCACAAAAGGAAGCAGAGGTTACTTCTGAAGCAACTGAGAGGGAACTTGAGCTTGAAGCTCAACTTGTTGAGGCGAGGAGCATAATCCAAGAGCAGGTCTTGTTCTCTTAAGATAGATGATGACTCTAAATTTTTATTGCACTCCATGTTCATATATTTACCCATGTGTGTGTGTAATCCATCACTTATGTGATGTTGTCATTTTAAGACTACATTGTTGGACCACCCATAACGTGGTCTAGTTATCCAAGCTGGCCATTTCTCAACTTACCTTCAAATCACCTATGCAAAAGATCAACAAACTCTGAAATCATGTAGTCATCTAATTATTAAATAGTCAACTTTGAAGAAGATTGTTGCCTGTGTTTGGAGAGGTAGGGGTTGTGCGATAAAATTTTATACTGGCCCAGGGTTCTTCTGTCTGTGTGGTGGGGTGGCTAACATGAGTTTATTACTCTTTCATGTTGGGTAGTGATGGCGCTTTAGGTGGTTGTTTAGTTGGAGGGAAATGACAATTTTCACAATGAGATCGAGGAATTTAGATTTTTTGAGTCTCTTTTCTGTTATTCTTTAAATCATTTAATGGATAGTTTCTTTTAATGTTTTCATCTTGATTGGATGGATGCTTTGTAGGTCTTTTAAATGTTTGTAGTAGGCTATGCTCTGACGGACTAGTTGTCCATCTTTCTTATGCTCATTTGCTTCTTCCCATAGGATCCTCTACATCTCAGTTTTTATCTCTCTACCAAGTAATTTCCAAAGAGTTGATGTGTCTAGGCCCTCCTTAAATATATACCTTGAAAGTTTATGTCAATTTGTAAATGGACAGCAGTCACTGCACTTATACTGAAAAAGAAAAAGAAAAAGTGGACTGTTATATTGAGTTGTGCACTGATAGAAGTTTTCCCTTTATAGTGATTTGGGTATAAATATTGTGATTGGTTTTATTGCAGGCGTCCTTAATGTCCAAAAAATTTCCCAAGCCTGAGAGGCAAAGGTATTCCACTTGTGCCTTCTAATCTTTTAGTGAAGTAGAAGATTTATATGGTTACCAATGTTTGCAGGAGTCTGAATGGCCATTTTAATTCTGGCAGGGAATCTATCATTTCGCCATCTGCAGAGGTATGAATAAGATAATATCTCATTATATATGCTACCTTTTTTAAAAAAAAAATTTGGATGCTTATGGGATTGAACTTCCAGTGTTTCCATCTTTAGAGTATATAATGTTAAGCAAGCATACCCTCGCATCATGTCTTGAATTATCATGAAAATCTCCAACTGTGATGTTGATTTAAAATGGTGGTTTAGGTATTTCATATTGACATAATTACATGTTCTTGGACAGTTTCTCCGAAAAAAAATTCCTACTAATTCTGCCCTGAAATTGTGTTGTTAAAAAACCAGATGTTAACAATCAATAGTTTGATTGTTTGTGTGAGCTTGAGTTGAAAAATTTGAGGAATTCTTTCTGAGTGGATAATTCGACAGTAGGGTCACAAGTTACTACCGTGCTTTTTGTTGGGCTATCATGGAAGTGTGTGTGGGTGTGTTTCATACATAGAACTGTTAATTCCTTTGAAAAGTACACTGCAACTAAGACCTGATAAAAGTTGAATTCTTCCACTGTAAATATCTGATTTGCTTCTTGACTGTCGTTCAGGGGGTAAGAAACCTAATGACACCACAATTGTCGAAGATTATTTGAAGTTGTCTGTATGCTGACTGCTGAGATGAATGGCAGCTAGCATCTAAGCTATTGTATGATTTATTCTGACCAAGAATATTCTGAACAAGCGTGTTCAGTTCGTAAATTGTAGAAGGCATTTAGTCTGTCTTATCAGTGTAATTATGAACTACCTATCCTTAAATTCCTTATGAACTATGCTTCAAGTTTAGTTGATTTCTTTTTGGGGTTGAGTTTATGTGATCCTTTCATCTTTTCATGTTATTTGCTTTGTGTATGTGCTCAAGTAGATATCCTTGCTTCCCTAGATTTCCCAACCTATGTTCTTCCCTTCTGCACCTCACTACTCAAAAGCTTTGTCTACCCCAACTATTCCCGGATTGTCTTGCAGAGACTAGAGGCGATTCATTTGTTAGTTATGATTTATGTCATATTCTCTGCTAAAGAATGTATGTATTATTAATCTTTTTATGAGAATGTCTAATATTGCTTGGTTCTATCATACTTCAGTTTCAATATCAACTTGTAAATATTTATATTCTCATGATCCCTGCTTAATACGCTCTTAAGCAATTAAGTGTGAACATCACCTTCATCAGTGGAGAGGTTTACGGGACGACACAGGTTTACACTGCTTTTGTGTAGTCCGTAAGTTTCATCAATGGAGGTCAGTTCGTATTATCGAATATGATTTATACTGTTAATACCTAACTTCTTCCCTCTCTATTCTCTATTTAATTTGAGCGATAGTATAAAACTGAAAACATAAAAAAATTCAACTTGATACTTTGTATTCATTGAATCCAAGCCCTCCAAAATGTCACAGGATTTCTTTTTAACAGAATATTGGCATGCATTTCTGGTCATTTGACTGAACTAGATTATGGTACTTTTCTAACCTTCTAGGCTTGACAAAATGGTGGTGTGGCAGATGTTGATTATAAATTTAGGCTATTGGTAAGAAGCAAAGGTACACTAGTCTTAAGGATTTGGTAATTTGCACATGCAAGAAAGGCCGCCCAACACACCCATAAATTCCATAATTGATGAATGCTTAGCGTAAGCTTAAGCACAAAGATACTAATTCTCCTTTTTCCCTATGACTTACTTGCCTATTATAACATATTAACGTATATATGAAATTATGAATGCAAGTCTACTTTACAAAACAGAAGGATCATGCACCCTAAGTGACCATCACATGCCTTTGAACCCGGGATTTCAAATCCTTTTCTGCATGTATAAATAGTACCTCCCATAGACTTGAAACTCCCATACCTGACTTGCATATCATTTCTTCCAAGACCCAGAAAACCCAACTGTTAAACACATTGATATCGAGAATCGGAATCAGCAGACACAACAGAAATGGATGAGTCTTTGTTCAACAGAAATCTGTCAAGACATTCCTCCGTGGGTTGCTCTTCTCGAATTTATTACTACCGAAGCACCGAAGGGGTTCCATTCAATTGGGAAAAGCAGCCAGGAACACCAAGGAATCCAGCAAAAGAAGCAGCGATTGCACCACTAACACCTCCTCCGGCAGTGATCAGCTTAGGACTACCCAAGCCATGCATTCATGTTCGGCAAACTAAGCCTCCAACAAGGCCAAGGCTTAGGTTTTGGAGAAAAAGCAAGAAAAACAAAGAAAGTAAAAATGTTACTAATTTTAATAATGTCGCCGGGGGATCATATAAATTTGATATGTTCGACTTCTGTACCTCCGATTCTGAATTCATGGCATCAACTTCACCGCGGAACTCAAGCTCTTCATCCTCATCCTCGCTTTCGTTCTCGAAAGGTCGACTTTCTAGGGAATGTTCAAGTTTGCGGAGTACTCCAGCAAGGGATTCCTTCAGTAGTAACGCNNNNNNNNNNNNNNNNNNNNNNNNNNNNNNNNNNNNNNNNNNNNNNNNNNNNNNNNNNNNNNNNNNNNNNNNNNNNNNNNNNNNNNNNNNNNNNNNNNNNNNNNNNNNNNNNNNNNNNNNNNNNNNNNNNNNNNNNNNNNNNNNNNNNNNNNNNNNNNNNNNNNNNNNNNNNNNNNNNNNNNNNNNNNNNNNNNNNNNNNNNNNNNNNNNNNNNNNNNNNNNNNNNNNNNNNNNNNNNNNNNNNNNNNNNNNNNNNNNNNNNNNNNNNNNNNNNNNNNNNNNNNNNNNNNNNNNNNNNNNNNNNNNNNNNNNNNNNNNNNNNNNNNNNNNNNNNNNNNNNNNNNNNNNNNNNNNNNNNNNNNNNNNNNNNNNNNNNNNNNNNNNNNNNNNNNNNNNNNNNNNNNNNNNNNNNNNNNNNNNNNNNNNNNNNNNNNNNNNNNNNNNNNNNNNNNNNNNNNNNNNNNNNNNNNNNNNNNNNNNNNNNNNNNNNNNNNNNNNNNNNNNNNNNNNNNNNNNNNNNNNNNNNNNNNNNNNNNNNNNNNNNNNNNNNNNNNNNNNNNNNNNNNNNNNNNNNNNNNNNNNNNNAGTATATATATATATATATATATATATAGACACACACACACACTAGAAATTTATGTTTTTAGGCTAAATTCCTTGTAGTAATTAACTTCGATCTGTGTATGTACTTCATATATTCGTAGGTAAAACCATTCTTTAATTTGTAATAAGCAATAAACTTTTGGGAAAATGCTCACTAGCCCTAATTTTAGAGATTTTTTTCCCATCAACAAAATTAGAATAAAATATGGACCACTATCACATATTTTGTATGACAATAATACCCCTGCGAGATCTGTTACGCCCCTCACTCTCTCATATTTGAATTTCGATGAGAGAGAAACTTCGCTGGTTCTAGTGCGATAGGTGGACGAAGCGCTGGGCTCGAAGCTCTAATTCTTGGCGATAAGTGGATGAAGCTCTAGTTTTGGTTCGCTAGTCTCGAAGCTCTGATTCTTGACGATAGGTAGACGAAGCTCTTGTTTTGGTTCCGGTTCGATTCCAAGCTCTACTCTCAATTTATGTTGCGATGGATCTCGTAGTGAGCAATATGCCTTGGTTCGTTTCTGCAATCTTCTTTATTCCCTTTCGTTTTGATTTGCATTTGAACTTGATATTGATGTATTGTTGATTTTTGCTGCTCTCGATTTATTTGTTATTTGTGTTCTTAATTTGTGCGAGTACAAATGAATTTTTGTTTTGTTTTGAATTTGTTTGAGTTCTGTTTTGTGTGAATTCAGTTCTGACCTTGCATCGAAACTCCTCGTTGCTCATGCGATCTTCTGGGAAAAGAGATTCTGTAGATTTCTTCTCATCAGACTTGATGAGAAGGACCTCCTACTGGGGGCAATATGACCCCATACTTGGGTCAGTAGGTGCATACTGGGGTCAGTATGACCCCTGTTTGGTGCAGTATGCGACTCATTTGTAATGTTATTTTGTTTGTTTTTTTTTACAGAAATGTGGATGGTTCTTTGGCTGTTAGGTGTCGTTATTCTGGAAAAGGTTTCATGTTCTCTATTCATCAACGAATGAACTATGCTTACTTGTTCGAGTATATTTGTGAAAGGTTTCGGTTGTCTGCAACTGATGTTATTGAGCTTCACTATGCACTTCTTGGTTGTCCTCTCTCTTTCTTGCATAATGACAATGATTTTCAAATGTTGTTTATTGGTGCTAAGATATACAATTTGGATTGTGTTGAAATTATTGTGGAGAAGAATAGTGAAGGTTGCATCAAGAGAACTTTTGTTTCATGTGAAGATAGCTGCTCTGAAGTTTTGGATGAAGATGATTATTTGACTGAGGGATATAGGTCTGAGGTGTCGAAGCCTTACTTATCAAGAGAGTGGGGTAGTTATATCTAATGTGAAGGGCAGAAGTTTCGTGGTGGTGCCTCTGAATTTCGAGATAAGCTGCCCAAATATGTAATTGCAGTTGGCTTCACCTTTGTGTACACTAGAAATGATTGGTATAGAATTCATGCAGTATGCAGCAACATGGGAACCGAAAATTGTGAATGGCATGTTGCTGGTTATTCTGAATCTGTAGATGGATGTTTTTATATTGATTCTTTGAACAACGTACACACTTGCAAAGGCGTTCTTTGCTAGAAAAAGCATGTTCGATTGGGGTCTAAAGTTGTCAAGACTTGCATTCAAGAGGATATTAGCTATAATATGTCATTGAAGCCAAGGGATATCCAGATAAAGATGCAGTCTGCTTACGGTTTTGAGATATCATACAAGGTTGCTTGGAAAACAAAGCAAAGTGCTAGGGATATGATTTATGGATCTGAGGTTGAATCTTTTAACATGTTATCCTGGTTTAGGGAAGCTGTTTTAGCGAGTAACCCTGGTTCTGTTTTTGTG
This genomic interval carries:
- the LOC101301183 gene encoding afadin- and alpha-actinin-binding protein-like; its protein translation is MPATDADFDLRPSPQSAFAIGEYAFADVGNLEHCIKYLNQTLVMFGFPASLDLFANDPVSVARTCNCMYSLIQQRQRDVEFRESANEQRQRFLSDISRLEAKVERLEAQIQAKDRQIATMTRTEAKATSAFKSQIEKLQKERDEFQKMVIGNQQVKTQQMHEMKKKEKEYIKLQERLNQVLMEKKKESRSGMEIMNLLQKEGRQQRGTWNGKKTDNDFYKKIVDAYEAKNQDLMAENADLKALLRSMQMDMRDFINHPNGQSKQSLAANERVETDHTQSPLGGRTDVFDLPFHMARNQIEESLRNKMASIKERMGQLQDAQKEAEVTSEATERELELEAQLVEARSIIQEQASLMSKKFPKPERQRSLNGHFNSGRESIISPSAEGVRNLMTPQLSKII